In the genome of Flexistipes sinusarabici DSM 4947, one region contains:
- a CDS encoding DUF5320 domain-containing protein, which yields MPGLDRRGPFGNGSKTGRGLGKCSDNSEFARLERDRPRYGRCRHKTCRGRHGNKTDVGRINHEDINTAY from the coding sequence ATGCCCGGATTAGACAGAAGAGGCCCTTTTGGAAACGGCTCTAAAACGGGTAGGGGTTTAGGAAAATGTAGTGACAACAGTGAATTTGCCAGACTTGAAAGAGACAGACCGCGCTATGGAAGATGCAGACACAAAACTTGTAGAGGCAGACATGGAAATAAAACAGACGTAGGGAGAATTAACCATGAGGATATCAATACCGCTTATTAA
- a CDS encoding molybdopterin-containing oxidoreductase family protein — protein MGKGQLGLSRRKFLQVSGAAASSIAAGGLFNTVKATASEHSTLNSSKGKEKFIPSACGMCVNKCGLVAHVADGRIEKLNPNHKFFKSRSMLCARGNAGAAEPYNPDRLKKPLLRVGKRGEGKWKEISWKEAYKLAAEKLAELKQKYQNRSSVAFVSTEGFQEEFFNMLSTSYGSTNTVRHPTLCLASVIQGWSSVFGTYPDADLTEADFVLMLGANRAESFVTPDTIDFQKSMPKKQTLVYVDPRFTSTAAKSDKWYAIKPGTDLAFVLALIHVIVNENLYDENFVNKYTYGFEDLVKLVKQYTPEWAEKECEIQADEIRWIAREYAKYAPRSVVYPGRRTSWYVNDVYFRRACAILTAITGSWDEPGGIVPKSSIPLNKHDGALYPFYEMVKPRIDVSRKSSIKNLIPNDERAKEGLPQDSCAYLSEKDGSWIVFRDSILKSDPYPVKGMFVFKQNPVEAVPNREKTLEMMQQMEFICTIDIQMSDTAWYSDLVLPESTYLERWDPCHSLSGIWPIVVARQPVIEPIFDTKSMKEITAGIVNEMLKIPSLWDDCWESDVKTFKETVVEPILNQPTEKFIEHQLSKYPGAYEMMLKEGVFYLDDKAKYGKIKKKDFRYKTKTGKIEIYNVRYENDGLNPLPVYASPPQPKPNEFRMILGRHAWNTHSGTQNNEYLHEIEPENAVWINDKRALELGIMDGDYVYVKSPVGEQKIKAKVTRKIRPDCIFYTHGFGRLSKGLSLVYKTGASQAAILEDYVDSISGNAAMHETFVEIRKA, from the coding sequence ATGGGAAAAGGGCAGTTAGGTTTATCCAGGAGAAAGTTTCTTCAGGTATCAGGTGCTGCTGCATCTTCTATTGCAGCGGGAGGGTTGTTTAACACTGTAAAAGCGACCGCAAGTGAACATTCAACCCTCAACTCTTCAAAGGGCAAAGAAAAGTTTATACCGTCTGCATGCGGAATGTGTGTTAACAAATGCGGTCTTGTTGCACATGTGGCGGATGGCAGAATTGAAAAACTAAACCCAAATCACAAGTTTTTCAAATCCCGCTCCATGCTTTGTGCAAGAGGAAATGCCGGGGCTGCTGAGCCTTATAATCCTGACAGATTAAAAAAACCGCTTTTGCGTGTTGGTAAACGCGGTGAAGGAAAATGGAAAGAAATAAGCTGGAAAGAGGCTTATAAGCTGGCTGCTGAAAAGCTGGCAGAATTAAAACAAAAATATCAAAACAGATCTTCTGTAGCCTTTGTTTCAACCGAAGGTTTTCAGGAAGAGTTTTTCAATATGCTATCAACTTCTTACGGGTCCACTAATACAGTAAGACATCCCACTTTGTGTTTGGCATCGGTTATTCAGGGATGGTCATCTGTTTTTGGCACATATCCCGATGCTGACTTAACGGAAGCTGATTTTGTTTTGATGCTCGGAGCTAACAGAGCCGAATCTTTTGTAACACCGGACACAATTGATTTTCAAAAATCCATGCCCAAAAAGCAAACGCTCGTTTATGTGGATCCCCGTTTTACATCCACAGCCGCAAAATCAGACAAGTGGTATGCTATTAAGCCCGGGACTGACCTTGCTTTTGTATTGGCTCTAATTCATGTTATTGTAAATGAAAATCTGTATGATGAAAATTTCGTCAATAAATACACATACGGTTTTGAAGACCTTGTAAAACTTGTAAAACAGTATACACCGGAATGGGCTGAAAAAGAGTGTGAAATCCAGGCTGATGAGATTAGATGGATAGCTCGTGAATATGCCAAATATGCCCCCAGAAGTGTTGTTTATCCGGGCAGAAGAACATCTTGGTATGTGAATGATGTATACTTCAGACGTGCATGTGCCATTTTGACAGCAATTACAGGTAGTTGGGATGAGCCGGGGGGTATCGTTCCAAAATCATCAATACCTCTTAATAAGCATGATGGCGCTTTATATCCCTTTTATGAAATGGTTAAGCCGCGCATAGATGTCAGCAGAAAATCATCTATCAAAAATTTAATACCAAATGATGAGAGGGCCAAAGAAGGCCTCCCTCAAGACAGCTGTGCATATTTAAGTGAGAAAGACGGCAGCTGGATTGTTTTCAGAGATTCAATACTTAAATCTGACCCGTATCCTGTAAAAGGTATGTTTGTCTTTAAACAGAACCCGGTTGAAGCAGTTCCCAACAGAGAAAAAACATTAGAAATGATGCAGCAAATGGAGTTTATCTGCACAATAGATATCCAGATGTCGGATACTGCATGGTATTCTGATCTTGTTCTTCCTGAATCCACATACCTGGAAAGATGGGATCCCTGCCATTCTCTTTCGGGGATATGGCCTATTGTTGTAGCAAGACAACCTGTTATTGAGCCTATATTTGATACTAAATCCATGAAAGAGATCACTGCCGGAATTGTCAATGAAATGCTTAAAATCCCTTCATTATGGGACGATTGCTGGGAGTCAGATGTTAAAACTTTTAAAGAAACTGTTGTTGAGCCTATACTAAATCAGCCTACAGAGAAATTTATAGAACATCAACTTTCCAAATACCCCGGAGCTTATGAAATGATGCTTAAAGAAGGGGTATTTTATCTTGATGATAAAGCAAAATATGGAAAAATAAAAAAGAAAGATTTCAGATATAAAACAAAGACGGGAAAGATAGAAATTTACAATGTTCGATACGAAAATGACGGATTAAACCCACTCCCCGTTTATGCATCACCTCCTCAGCCCAAACCCAACGAATTCAGAATGATTTTAGGCAGACACGCATGGAACACCCATTCCGGGACACAAAATAACGAATATTTGCACGAAATTGAGCCTGAAAATGCTGTATGGATAAACGATAAAAGAGCACTTGAGTTAGGAATTATGGATGGTGACTACGTTTATGTCAAAAGTCCTGTAGGAGAACAAAAAATTAAGGCAAAAGTCACCAGGAAAATCAGACCGGATTGTATCTTTTATACACACGGCTTCGGGCGTCTGTCTAAAGGATTGTCTTTAGTTTACAAAACCGGTGCTTCACAGGCCGCTATCCTGGAAGATTATGTTGACTCAATTTCAGGTAATGCGGCTATGCATGAAACGTTTGTTGAAATAAGAAAAGCTTAA
- a CDS encoding NifB/NifX family molybdenum-iron cluster-binding protein: MRISIPLINNEVSDHFGGADSFFVADIADDGEIVREFTQTPPEHAPGVYPKWLKSENVDILLTKSIGGRAKVFLNDYGIKVITGINNDKPVKIVSEYLKGNVNSSNEFCAGSGNCSEH; encoded by the coding sequence ATGAGGATATCAATACCGCTTATTAATAATGAAGTTAGTGATCATTTCGGAGGAGCAGATTCGTTTTTTGTTGCTGATATTGCTGATGATGGTGAGATTGTTCGTGAATTTACACAAACACCGCCTGAACATGCTCCCGGGGTTTATCCGAAGTGGTTAAAAAGTGAAAATGTGGATATTTTGCTGACTAAAAGCATTGGAGGCAGGGCGAAAGTTTTTTTAAATGATTACGGAATAAAAGTGATCACAGGTATAAACAATGATAAACCGGTGAAAATAGTATCAGAATATTTAAAAGGAAATGTAAATTCCTCAAATGAATTTTGTGCGGGTTCAGGTAATTGTTCAGAGCATTAA
- a CDS encoding SPL family radical SAM protein: MIYIDKSGFSSPFVNIFEREGRKFTFVNSMEEVEDSKNNIYITSGYNTFVHRCPATRNYRCCNYYVVDLVEGCPFDCTYCILQEYLNHSFIKVYSNLDRVEEEIISLSKKGVFRLGTGELSDSLAYDHILKLSDFFIPVINKLENIQFEFKTKSVNVGRLFNHNPKHILVSWSLNPQEIIAAEEHYTADLDERIDAAAKCAEYGYKVGFHFDPLIYYNEFEEGYSDVVKKLFEKIPEESVEYISISTFRFIPGLLDTVREKFESSLLLKSDYVRSLDGKMRYFKSLRYYMLRYVVDRIREYWPNVFLYFCMEHETVWKQLLGFDPGEREKFESNFPFYRKSL; the protein is encoded by the coding sequence ATGATTTACATTGATAAAAGTGGATTTTCCAGCCCATTTGTAAATATCTTTGAAAGAGAGGGGAGAAAGTTTACTTTTGTAAACAGCATGGAGGAAGTCGAGGATTCCAAGAATAATATTTACATAACGTCCGGTTATAACACTTTTGTCCACAGGTGCCCTGCTACAAGAAATTACAGGTGCTGCAATTATTATGTTGTGGATTTGGTCGAGGGCTGTCCTTTTGACTGCACATACTGTATTCTGCAGGAGTATCTTAATCATAGTTTTATCAAAGTTTACTCAAACCTGGATAGAGTGGAAGAAGAAATTATCAGTCTTTCAAAGAAAGGTGTTTTCAGACTGGGCACCGGCGAACTTTCCGACAGTCTGGCGTATGATCATATTTTAAAACTTTCGGATTTTTTTATACCTGTTATCAACAAGCTTGAAAACATTCAGTTTGAATTTAAAACAAAATCTGTGAATGTGGGAAGGCTGTTTAATCATAATCCGAAACATATACTCGTCTCATGGAGTTTGAATCCGCAGGAAATTATAGCTGCCGAAGAGCACTATACTGCAGATTTGGATGAGCGTATAGATGCGGCTGCAAAGTGCGCTGAATACGGATATAAGGTGGGTTTTCATTTTGACCCGCTCATTTATTATAATGAATTTGAAGAAGGATATTCTGATGTAGTCAAAAAACTTTTTGAGAAGATTCCTGAAGAGTCTGTTGAGTATATAAGTATTTCAACATTCAGGTTTATTCCCGGTTTGTTGGACACTGTGAGGGAAAAGTTCGAGAGCTCACTTCTGCTGAAAAGTGATTATGTAAGGAGCCTGGATGGGAAAATGCGGTATTTTAAATCTCTGAGATATTATATGCTGAGATATGTGGTAGACAGGATAAGAGAGTATTGGCCGAACGTTTTTCTTTATTTTTGCATGGAACATGAAACTGTTTGGAAACAGCTGCTTGGATTTGATCCCGGTGAAAGGGAAAAATTTGAAAGTAATTTTCCCTTTTATCGCAAATCTCTGTAA
- a CDS encoding DUF134 domain-containing protein, protein MPRQDKIRFVGYDPEVKNFKPSGLPSVKLDKVDLTIDEFEAIRLADYLGYDHENAALLMNISRPTFSRLIVRARHKVADFLVGAKELIIKGGNIEFVTRQQCDKCGLEVLDGNSNKFKHKCK, encoded by the coding sequence GTGCCCAGACAAGATAAAATAAGATTTGTTGGCTATGACCCGGAAGTAAAAAATTTTAAACCGAGTGGCTTACCATCTGTCAAACTTGATAAAGTAGATTTAACAATTGATGAGTTCGAAGCAATCAGACTTGCTGATTATTTGGGATATGATCATGAAAATGCCGCTCTCCTGATGAATATTTCAAGACCGACATTTTCACGTCTTATTGTGAGAGCCAGACACAAAGTAGCTGATTTCCTTGTGGGGGCTAAAGAGCTCATTATTAAAGGCGGTAATATAGAATTTGTGACCAGGCAGCAGTGTGATAAATGCGGACTTGAAGTGTTAGATGGCAATAGTAATAAATTCAAACATAAGTGTAAATAG
- a CDS encoding IS5 family transposase, which yields MYYLLKTKGVVMEKYIEPTVLDSMLDFKANDSTYLDKINSLIDWKKVKSILDKKYRWTKNTSGSRAYSPLLLFKILLVQSWEKLSDPQAEFALKDRLSVIRFVGVSVSGEVPDHSTISRFRSRLLELEIFDELFSEINRQLSELNLIVKSRKEAIIDATLVESSCRPRKVVNDIAEDRHEGDDDNDSSCGGSGGNNESNISYSKDTDASWLKKGNRAYYGYKQFFCVNSDGYILGEMVKSARESEVRNLAPLLQKLNLPKGTAIYADKGYSSESNRKDISGTYADMIMYKAARNKPLTGFQKFHNKAVSKVRYVVEQAIGLIKLHFGYTRSRFIGIDKVRLELSIHCMAYNLRKGALRMI from the coding sequence ATGTATTATTTATTAAAGACAAAAGGAGTTGTTATGGAAAAGTACATAGAACCCACAGTATTAGATTCAATGTTAGACTTTAAAGCTAATGATTCGACTTATCTTGATAAGATAAATTCACTTATAGACTGGAAGAAAGTAAAATCAATCCTTGATAAGAAATACAGATGGACTAAGAACACATCTGGCAGCAGAGCTTATTCCCCGTTACTTTTGTTTAAAATACTTTTAGTACAGTCGTGGGAAAAGCTGAGTGACCCTCAGGCTGAATTTGCCTTAAAGGATCGGTTGTCAGTAATAAGATTTGTAGGAGTAAGTGTATCCGGAGAAGTTCCGGATCACAGTACCATCAGCAGGTTTCGGAGCAGATTACTTGAATTGGAGATATTTGACGAGTTATTTTCAGAGATAAACAGGCAGTTATCGGAATTAAATTTAATAGTGAAAAGCAGGAAGGAAGCGATAATAGATGCGACATTGGTAGAGTCCTCGTGCCGTCCCCGTAAAGTAGTAAATGATATTGCAGAAGATCGGCATGAAGGAGATGATGACAATGATAGTTCCTGTGGTGGTTCCGGAGGGAATAATGAAAGCAACATAAGTTATTCGAAGGACACTGATGCGAGTTGGTTAAAGAAGGGTAATAGAGCGTATTATGGCTACAAACAATTTTTCTGTGTAAATTCGGACGGTTATATATTGGGAGAAATGGTAAAGAGTGCCAGAGAGAGTGAGGTGCGGAATTTGGCACCTTTATTACAAAAGCTTAATTTGCCTAAGGGAACGGCAATATATGCAGATAAAGGCTACAGCAGTGAATCTAACCGCAAAGACATATCAGGAACCTATGCAGATATGATAATGTATAAGGCAGCGCGGAATAAGCCACTTACAGGATTTCAGAAATTTCATAACAAGGCAGTAAGCAAGGTTCGTTATGTCGTTGAGCAGGCAATTGGATTGATTAAGCTTCATTTTGGTTATACTCGTAGCCGATTTATAGGTATTGATAAGGTTAGGCTGGAATTGTCTATACATTGTATGGCATATAATCTGAGAAAGGGTGCTTTAAGAATGATTTGA
- the ftsY gene encoding signal recognition particle-docking protein FtsY — translation MGFFDVFKRKKREEKDKENIREDDEEVIEEKEQEETGESEGVSDSESDSDSESVSESGSGSEKEGQIKESAGDEKDDKSGRKEDKEKKSGVFGRLKKGISKTSGRIIGGMETIFLGKKEIDEELLDELEELFVTSDIGVSTTMKIIDDLRNDVSRKILKNPQQLKNALKQKLTEILDIDNELVKTDDKPYVILVTGVNGAGKTTSIAKLAKMFKENGMSVMLAAGDTFRAAAIEQLEIWGERAGVPVVKQKAGSDSAAVVYDAVLSAKSKKIDVVIADTAGRLHTKDNLMNELKKISRVVKKEMPDAPHEVLLVLDATSGQNAVAQAKTFGTEIGVTGVILTKLDGTAKGGVIVGIVDEMQLPVKFIGFGESMDDLKPFDAGEFVEALFESADETDYS, via the coding sequence ATGGGCTTTTTTGATGTTTTCAAAAGAAAAAAGCGTGAAGAAAAAGATAAGGAAAACATCCGGGAGGATGACGAAGAAGTAATAGAGGAAAAAGAACAGGAAGAAACTGGTGAAAGTGAGGGTGTGAGTGACAGTGAAAGTGACAGTGACAGTGAGAGTGTGAGTGAGAGCGGAAGCGGAAGTGAAAAGGAAGGTCAAATAAAGGAATCTGCTGGAGATGAGAAGGACGACAAAAGCGGCAGGAAAGAAGATAAGGAAAAAAAATCAGGTGTTTTCGGAAGGCTGAAAAAGGGGATATCCAAAACTTCGGGAAGAATAATCGGTGGAATGGAAACGATTTTTCTCGGCAAGAAAGAAATTGATGAAGAACTTTTGGATGAGCTGGAGGAGCTTTTTGTCACTTCTGATATCGGTGTTTCCACTACGATGAAAATAATAGATGACCTCAGAAACGATGTGAGCAGAAAAATTTTAAAAAATCCCCAGCAACTGAAAAATGCCTTAAAACAGAAACTTACGGAAATACTGGATATAGATAATGAGCTTGTGAAAACGGATGATAAACCGTATGTCATACTTGTAACCGGAGTTAACGGTGCGGGGAAAACGACGAGCATTGCAAAACTGGCAAAAATGTTTAAAGAAAACGGTATGAGCGTTATGCTCGCCGCGGGGGATACATTTAGGGCTGCAGCAATTGAGCAGCTTGAAATATGGGGTGAGCGTGCAGGCGTTCCTGTGGTAAAACAGAAAGCAGGGAGTGATTCGGCAGCTGTAGTATATGATGCGGTTCTTTCGGCCAAATCCAAAAAAATTGACGTGGTAATAGCCGATACGGCAGGAAGACTACACACTAAAGATAATCTTATGAATGAATTGAAAAAAATCAGCAGAGTTGTAAAAAAAGAGATGCCTGATGCACCACATGAGGTTTTGTTGGTTTTGGATGCCACAAGCGGCCAGAATGCCGTTGCCCAGGCCAAAACCTTTGGCACAGAAATCGGTGTTACCGGAGTGATACTTACGAAACTTGACGGCACAGCCAAAGGAGGGGTTATCGTAGGTATTGTTGATGAAATGCAGCTTCCGGTAAAATTTATAGGTTTCGGTGAAAGCATGGATGATTTGAAACCTTTTGATGCCGGAGAATTTGTTGAAGCTTTATTTGAGTCCGCTGATGAAACTGATTACAGCTGA
- the nrfD gene encoding NrfD/PsrC family molybdoenzyme membrane anchor subunit: MTTNVSTMNVFAKNDKISNIWLILTLLISLLGVYGLFNVLINGHDVYGVTRTVPWGILISTYVFFVVSSTGLCLVSSMGHVFGIENFEVIGKRSIILAIFTLLCGFGVIALELGHPFRMMIYNVISPNFKSAIWWMGTLYGIYLVFIIVEFYFLMKHNHKGAFYAGLGGFLAGISAHSNLGAVFGLLEARPFWHGPYLPIYFILSALISGSALIIIIFFVAYRSPSNMPEKVVKVLKSITKIFGFLIGVLIFFDIWKVITSIYGAPPEKFEAVQTLLSGQLGVNFWLFEVALGMLIPFFIIIFTKGRNIKASLVAAISAVIGIFYMRYDLVIAGQLVPMREPAPGAHVQGALPNGLVSYTPSFTEVSIVIGAIAFCAFLYLMAEKYLNLNEE, from the coding sequence ATGACTACCAACGTATCAACCATGAACGTTTTTGCTAAAAACGATAAAATATCCAATATATGGTTAATATTAACCTTGCTTATCTCGCTTTTAGGTGTATACGGTTTATTCAACGTTCTGATTAACGGCCATGATGTTTACGGCGTTACCAGAACGGTTCCCTGGGGGATTTTGATTTCCACATATGTATTTTTTGTGGTTTCCAGTACAGGGCTTTGCCTAGTCTCTTCTATGGGGCACGTTTTCGGAATTGAAAATTTTGAAGTCATCGGAAAAAGATCAATCATACTGGCAATATTTACTCTGTTGTGTGGTTTTGGTGTCATTGCCCTGGAACTCGGACACCCTTTCAGAATGATGATATACAATGTAATCTCACCCAATTTCAAGTCAGCCATCTGGTGGATGGGTACTTTATACGGTATATACCTGGTATTTATCATTGTTGAATTTTACTTTCTGATGAAGCATAATCATAAAGGTGCATTTTACGCAGGACTTGGAGGTTTTCTGGCGGGGATATCAGCACACTCAAACCTCGGAGCAGTGTTTGGTCTTCTGGAAGCAAGACCTTTCTGGCACGGTCCTTACCTGCCGATTTATTTTATACTTTCAGCTCTGATATCTGGATCTGCTCTGATTATAATCATATTCTTTGTAGCTTACAGATCCCCTTCCAACATGCCTGAAAAAGTAGTGAAGGTTTTAAAGAGCATCACCAAAATTTTCGGTTTCCTTATTGGTGTATTGATATTTTTTGATATCTGGAAAGTTATCACCTCAATTTACGGAGCACCCCCAGAAAAATTTGAAGCTGTACAGACACTGCTTTCCGGCCAGCTGGGCGTCAACTTTTGGTTGTTTGAAGTTGCTTTGGGAATGTTAATACCATTTTTCATAATTATTTTTACAAAAGGAAGAAACATTAAAGCAAGTCTCGTTGCAGCTATCTCAGCAGTAATAGGAATCTTTTATATGAGATATGATCTGGTAATCGCCGGTCAGCTTGTTCCAATGAGAGAACCGGCTCCGGGAGCTCATGTGCAGGGAGCACTTCCCAACGGACTGGTATCTTATACTCCCTCTTTCACCGAAGTATCAATTGTTATAGGTGCGATAGCTTTCTGTGCATTTCTCTATCTAATGGCAGAAAAATATCTTAATTTAAACGAAGAATAA
- the nrfD gene encoding NrfD/PsrC family molybdoenzyme membrane anchor subunit gives MTTHTEKVSNVAGKTLTTSLIVLGLILLGIGGYASLQVFLQGHEAVYAVNREVPWGLLIATYAYFVITSTGLAFIGGLGHAFGFEKYSKMSKRIVVMAFVILLAGFTQIGMEIGHPIRLMIYLILSPNLSAPIVWMGVFYGIELVILAVELYIIFKPNKKESDHNTAKIVGFFALLVGVLATSNLGYVFGSLNARPFYHGVYFSIFLVISGITAGAALLLAIHNIIYKFKVPESLHSSMKALGKLMGAGIGVMIFLYLWKILSSLYTQPGDSYLAAKALLTGPLSMNFWVGELLLAVVLPLAIIVFSKASNMKALGIAGIIFMVGLFFTRYDFIVASQLPPMREGLPGSGVHTVNGLAQYSPSAVEWMIFALGWGVFLVLYFLAERFLLLDTKEH, from the coding sequence ATGACCACTCACACAGAAAAAGTATCAAATGTAGCAGGTAAGACCTTAACCACTTCGTTGATTGTTTTAGGGTTGATCTTGCTTGGTATCGGGGGATATGCTTCATTGCAGGTATTTTTGCAGGGTCATGAAGCTGTGTATGCTGTAAACAGAGAAGTACCTTGGGGATTATTGATAGCCACATATGCATATTTTGTAATTACATCAACAGGTCTGGCTTTTATAGGCGGACTGGGACATGCTTTTGGCTTCGAGAAATACTCAAAAATGAGCAAGCGTATTGTAGTAATGGCCTTTGTGATTTTATTAGCTGGTTTTACACAGATAGGAATGGAAATAGGCCACCCCATAAGACTAATGATATATCTCATCCTTTCTCCAAATTTGAGCGCTCCGATTGTTTGGATGGGTGTATTTTACGGGATTGAACTTGTTATACTTGCAGTGGAGTTGTATATAATATTTAAACCTAATAAGAAAGAGTCGGATCATAATACGGCTAAAATTGTCGGATTTTTTGCACTTCTTGTTGGGGTTCTTGCAACCAGTAACCTTGGGTATGTTTTCGGTTCTTTAAATGCAAGACCATTCTATCATGGAGTATATTTTTCAATATTTCTGGTAATTTCAGGTATAACAGCCGGTGCTGCTCTTTTACTGGCAATTCATAATATAATTTACAAATTTAAAGTTCCCGAGAGTCTTCACAGCAGTATGAAAGCTCTTGGCAAACTTATGGGAGCCGGAATCGGAGTAATGATATTTTTATATCTGTGGAAAATACTTTCATCTCTGTATACTCAGCCCGGGGATAGTTATCTTGCAGCAAAAGCGCTGCTCACCGGTCCGTTAAGTATGAATTTTTGGGTTGGGGAATTGCTTCTCGCCGTAGTTTTACCGCTTGCAATAATAGTGTTTTCAAAGGCGTCCAATATGAAGGCATTAGGCATCGCCGGTATAATTTTTATGGTCGGCTTATTCTTTACCCGGTATGATTTTATTGTTGCCAGTCAGCTTCCTCCAATGAGGGAAGGATTGCCCGGTTCAGGTGTTCATACAGTAAATGGATTAGCTCAATATTCTCCCTCAGCTGTTGAATGGATGATATTTGCTCTCGGATGGGGGGTATTTCTGGTTTTATATTTTCTTGCAGAACGTTTCCTCCTCTTGGATACAAAGGAACATTAA
- a CDS encoding 4Fe-4S dicluster domain-containing protein codes for MAKKKYAIVLDASKCLNCKACTVACKFENNVPVGQETYRIWVTENRVHGNFPDLTQTFQPSQCQHCENTPCASVCPTNATYKTEEGVVLVDYDKCVLCKACMTACPYDARFVDEHLEVVEKCTMCYHRLPDRDPACVETCPTKVRVFGDINDPKSKASKLLAKNSYYRLKPSVNTRPRLFYVD; via the coding sequence ATGGCGAAAAAAAAATATGCAATAGTATTGGATGCAAGTAAGTGCTTAAACTGCAAAGCTTGCACTGTAGCCTGTAAGTTTGAAAATAATGTTCCTGTGGGTCAGGAAACTTATAGAATATGGGTAACAGAAAACAGGGTGCATGGGAATTTTCCTGATTTAACTCAAACTTTCCAGCCTTCCCAGTGCCAGCATTGTGAAAACACCCCCTGTGCAAGTGTATGCCCCACCAATGCCACTTATAAAACAGAAGAAGGTGTTGTGCTGGTTGATTATGATAAATGTGTTTTGTGCAAAGCGTGCATGACCGCTTGCCCTTATGATGCCAGGTTTGTTGATGAGCATCTGGAAGTAGTGGAGAAATGCACCATGTGTTACCACAGACTTCCTGACAGGGATCCGGCCTGTGTAGAAACGTGTCCGACAAAGGTCAGAGTGTTTGGTGACATAAATGATCCGAAAAGTAAAGCAAGTAAGCTTTTGGCTAAGAATTCATATTACAGACTGAAGCCTAGTGTTAATACAAGGCCTCGTTTGTTCTATGTAGATTAA
- a CDS encoding 4Fe-4S dicluster domain-containing protein: protein MSENSRALKLAEANQKLAHKRRNAKEKWGIVLDTSKCIDCKACTVACKMENYVPVGFYNYRIWVAEDTHYANYPTISRSFQPSQCQQCENPPCVHVCPTHASYKTADGVVMVDADKCILCKYCMTACPYDARYESHTTEAIDKCTFCYQRREEGRDPACVETCPPKVRVFGDLNDPNSEVYKLLAENEYTVLKPGKGTKPKLKYIK, encoded by the coding sequence ATGAGTGAAAACAGCAGAGCTTTAAAGCTTGCGGAAGCTAACCAGAAGCTTGCACATAAAAGAAGAAACGCAAAAGAAAAATGGGGGATAGTTCTCGATACCTCAAAATGTATAGACTGTAAAGCATGCACCGTAGCATGCAAAATGGAAAACTACGTACCTGTCGGATTCTATAATTACAGAATCTGGGTGGCAGAAGATACGCATTATGCCAATTATCCCACCATAAGCAGAAGTTTTCAGCCTTCACAGTGCCAGCAGTGCGAAAATCCGCCCTGTGTTCATGTCTGCCCAACACACGCCTCCTACAAAACGGCTGATGGTGTTGTTATGGTGGATGCAGACAAATGCATTCTCTGTAAATACTGCATGACCGCATGCCCTTATGATGCCAGATATGAAAGCCACACTACAGAAGCCATTGACAAATGTACTTTTTGTTACCAGCGCAGAGAAGAAGGCAGAGATCCTGCATGTGTGGAAACCTGCCCTCCTAAAGTAAGGGTGTTCGGCGATCTTAATGACCCGAACAGCGAAGTTTACAAACTTTTGGCAGAAAATGAATACACGGTTTTGAAACCTGGAAAAGGAACAAAACCGAAACTCAAATATATAAAATAG